The following proteins are encoded in a genomic region of Chitinophagaceae bacterium:
- a CDS encoding DsbA family protein, translating to MQKRYKGFIFFICVMILNFNPANGENTLIEKKDKMNLIYVYDALCGWCYGFSPVITKIHQKYKADFSFEVISGGMVTGDRVGPIGEVAPYISNAYKAVEDAAGVEFGKAFLVDILEEGSTRFSSFEPALAMTVFKEKFPEKAVEFSARLNKAIYYDGVQPADLESYIPIAAELGYRERSFRRALEDEEYKTKTYLDFQKSGSLEVRGFPTVFLEINGERHRVSVGYVSYEELEQRIQKILTEK from the coding sequence ATGCAAAAACGATACAAAGGCTTCATATTTTTCATCTGTGTAATGATTTTAAACTTCAATCCTGCTAATGGAGAAAACACTTTAATAGAAAAAAAAGATAAAATGAATTTGATTTATGTTTACGATGCTTTGTGTGGTTGGTGTTATGGATTTAGTCCGGTAATTACAAAAATTCATCAGAAATACAAAGCGGATTTTAGTTTTGAAGTAATTAGCGGAGGAATGGTAACAGGAGACCGGGTAGGTCCGATTGGTGAAGTCGCCCCATACATTTCAAATGCATATAAGGCTGTTGAAGATGCTGCCGGAGTTGAGTTTGGCAAAGCTTTTTTGGTAGATATTCTTGAGGAGGGCAGCACGAGATTTTCATCTTTTGAGCCGGCATTGGCTATGACAGTCTTTAAAGAAAAATTCCCGGAAAAAGCAGTTGAGTTTTCTGCAAGATTAAACAAAGCGATTTATTATGATGGAGTTCAACCGGCTGATTTAGAAAGTTATATTCCCATTGCGGCAGAATTAGGTTATAGAGAGAGGTCTTTTCGCAGAGCTTTGGAAGATGAGGAATATAAAACGAAAACCTATCTTGATTTTCAAAAATCCGGTTCTTTAGAGGTACGTGGTTTTCCTACGGTTTTTTTAGAGATAAATGGGGAAAGACACAGAGTTTCAGTAGGCTATGTTTCTTATGAGGAGCTTGAACAAAGAATTCAAAAAATTCTTACGGAAAAGTAG